A genomic region of Persephonella marina EX-H1 contains the following coding sequences:
- the acs gene encoding acetate--CoA ligase: MSANKDEVLLKVNKIYNPPERVLEKVLITAEEFDRMYEESIKDPEGFWSRLAENELHWFKKWEKIREWEFPNYRWFIGGKLNITYNCLDRHVKNGKRNKVAYIYTNEDNEEIKITYGELLELVNKIANGLKSLGVEKGDRVVIYMPLVIEQLATMLACARIGAIHSVVYAGFSANALKMRIEDAKAKVVVTSTWTKRRGKKIDLKSVVDEAVDGVETVESIVVLQRDGDQFELVEREIDFYELIEKQSPECEPEVMDAEDPLFILYTSGSTGKPKGVLHTVAGYNLYTHLTTKYIFDIHEDDIYWCTADPGWITGHSYMVYGPLSVGATSVIAEGAPDYPDPGRWWSIVEKYRVNIFYTAPTAIRLFMKYGDEWPKKYDLSSLRILGSVGEPINPEAWLWYYEVIGNSRCSIVDTWWQTETGGHMITTVPAYPQKPGKAGKPFWGVEVDVVDREGYPEENNKVGYLVIKQPWPSALRACWGEPERFEKYWTEIDHYYFSGDLATKDEDGYIMILGRADDVINVSGHRIGTAEVESALVSHPAVAEAAVIGKPHDVKGESIKAFVILKEGHEPSETLIKDLKLHVRRELGSLAVPDEIEIMDKLPKTRSGKIMRRVLKARELGMPLGDISTLED; encoded by the coding sequence ATGTCAGCAAATAAAGATGAGGTTCTCCTTAAGGTAAACAAGATATACAATCCACCTGAGAGGGTCCTTGAGAAGGTTTTAATCACTGCTGAAGAGTTTGACAGAATGTATGAGGAGTCCATTAAGGATCCTGAAGGCTTCTGGTCAAGGCTTGCTGAAAATGAGCTCCACTGGTTCAAAAAATGGGAAAAAATCAGGGAGTGGGAATTTCCAAATTACAGATGGTTTATAGGCGGTAAGCTGAATATCACCTACAACTGCCTGGACAGACATGTAAAAAATGGGAAAAGAAACAAAGTGGCTTACATATACACAAATGAGGACAATGAAGAGATAAAGATCACTTACGGTGAGCTTCTTGAGCTTGTTAATAAGATAGCAAATGGACTTAAATCCTTAGGTGTTGAAAAGGGGGACAGGGTTGTTATTTATATGCCCCTTGTTATTGAACAGCTCGCTACAATGCTTGCGTGTGCAAGGATAGGAGCTATACACTCTGTGGTTTATGCAGGGTTCAGTGCAAATGCTCTTAAAATGAGGATTGAGGATGCTAAAGCTAAAGTTGTTGTAACATCAACATGGACAAAAAGAAGGGGCAAAAAAATAGATCTTAAATCTGTTGTAGATGAGGCTGTAGATGGTGTTGAGACAGTTGAATCAATAGTTGTTCTCCAGAGAGATGGAGATCAGTTTGAGCTTGTTGAGAGGGAGATAGATTTTTACGAGCTGATAGAGAAACAGTCTCCTGAGTGTGAACCTGAAGTTATGGATGCTGAAGATCCTCTTTTCATACTTTACACCTCAGGTTCAACAGGAAAGCCAAAAGGTGTTTTACACACAGTTGCAGGTTACAACCTTTATACACACCTGACAACAAAGTATATATTTGACATTCATGAGGATGATATCTACTGGTGTACAGCAGATCCAGGCTGGATAACAGGACACAGCTATATGGTTTATGGGCCTTTATCAGTTGGTGCAACATCAGTTATAGCTGAAGGTGCTCCAGACTATCCTGATCCAGGAAGATGGTGGTCAATAGTTGAGAAATACAGGGTAAACATATTCTACACGGCCCCTACAGCTATTAGACTTTTTATGAAGTACGGAGACGAATGGCCCAAGAAATACGATCTTTCTTCACTGAGAATATTAGGCTCTGTTGGTGAGCCTATAAACCCTGAAGCATGGCTCTGGTATTACGAGGTTATAGGAAACAGCAGATGTTCAATCGTTGATACATGGTGGCAGACCGAAACAGGAGGTCATATGATCACAACAGTTCCAGCCTATCCGCAGAAACCTGGTAAGGCAGGTAAGCCTTTCTGGGGTGTTGAGGTTGATGTTGTTGACAGGGAAGGTTATCCGGAGGAGAACAACAAGGTTGGTTATCTTGTGATAAAACAACCCTGGCCTTCTGCACTCAGAGCATGCTGGGGAGAACCGGAAAGATTTGAAAAGTACTGGACGGAGATAGATCATTACTATTTCTCAGGTGATCTTGCTACAAAAGATGAAGACGGTTACATAATGATACTCGGTAGGGCTGATGATGTTATAAATGTCTCAGGTCACAGAATAGGAACAGCTGAGGTTGAAAGTGCCCTTGTGTCACATCCTGCAGTTGCTGAGGCGGCTGTGATTGGAAAGCCTCACGATGTGAAAGGGGAATCCATTAAGGCATTTGTGATTCTTAAGGAAGGTCATGAACCTTCAGAAACTCTTATCAAGGATCTGAAGCTCCACGTAAGAAGGGAGCTTGGTTCTCTTGCCGTTCCGGATGAGATAGAAATTATGGACAAGCTTCCAAAAACAAGATCAGGAAAGATTATGAGAAGGGTTCTTAAGGCAAGAGAACTTGGTATGCCACTTGGAGATATATCAACACTTGAGGATTAA
- a CDS encoding DUF485 domain-containing protein, whose product MTKEELKKILNDPEFQNLMKKVSFVSTVFFVLILIVYYSFIFLLAYGKDFLGKPLSDSSATTVGIPVGIGVIIASWILTGLYVYWANKNYDPMVKKLRDRFRR is encoded by the coding sequence ATGACTAAAGAAGAGTTAAAAAAGATACTTAATGACCCAGAGTTTCAAAATCTTATGAAGAAGGTAAGCTTTGTCTCAACTGTGTTTTTTGTTCTGATTCTTATCGTTTACTACTCTTTTATATTCCTGCTTGCTTACGGTAAAGATTTTCTTGGGAAGCCTCTATCTGATTCGTCTGCAACAACCGTTGGGATTCCTGTAGGAATTGGTGTGATTATCGCTTCATGGATACTTACAGGTCTTTACGTTTACTGGGCAAATAAGAATTACGATCCGATGGTCAAGAAACTCAGGGATAGGTTCAGGAGGTAG
- the actP gene encoding cation/acetate symporter ActP, whose protein sequence is MIRVLGIYLTVLAVSFSSFASNEAIVGMNPVAIAFFLFFISATLGITYWAAKRSRTATEFYAAGRSVSGFQNGLALAGDYMSAASFLGIAGMVATKGYDGLIYSIGFLVGWPVIMFLIAEPLRNLGKYTFADVVAYRLQLRPIKILAALGSIAVVILYLIAQMVGSGKLIQLVFGIPYELAVVIIGGLMITYVLFGGMLATTWVQIIKAVLLLGGATIMTVWTLAKFGFSPENLFQNVKDVAGEKWLQPGGLVSDPIDAVSLGLALMFGTAGLPHILMRFYTVPDAKEARKSVFYATGFIGYFYILTFVIGFGAVVLVGLDKILSVGKGGNMAAPLLAQALGGDAFLGFIAAVAFATILAVVAGLTLAGASALSHDLYVGVIRKGESSEEQEVKITRIAVFILGIIAIILGIAFENQNIAFMVGLAFAIAASTNFPALFLSIVWKKFTTAGAVASMATGLVLSVVLIILSKTVWVAILGNPEPVFPYKNPAIISMTAAFAVGIIVSLMTKEREAEEKFEEMKVRKYLGIGAE, encoded by the coding sequence ATGATAAGAGTTTTAGGTATATATCTTACAGTTCTGGCTGTTTCTTTTTCCTCTTTCGCTTCTAACGAGGCTATAGTTGGTATGAACCCTGTCGCTATCGCATTTTTCCTGTTTTTTATATCAGCAACACTTGGTATAACCTACTGGGCGGCAAAAAGATCAAGAACAGCTACGGAGTTTTATGCTGCTGGTAGATCCGTATCAGGATTTCAGAACGGGCTAGCCCTCGCAGGTGATTATATGAGTGCTGCCTCTTTTTTAGGTATCGCCGGTATGGTTGCAACAAAAGGTTATGACGGTCTTATATACTCAATAGGCTTTCTTGTTGGATGGCCTGTTATAATGTTTCTTATAGCTGAACCTTTAAGAAATCTCGGTAAGTACACATTTGCAGATGTTGTTGCTTACAGGCTTCAGCTAAGACCTATAAAGATACTTGCAGCTTTGGGATCAATAGCTGTAGTTATCCTCTATCTTATAGCCCAGATGGTTGGATCAGGTAAACTTATCCAGCTCGTTTTTGGGATACCATATGAGCTTGCTGTTGTTATAATCGGTGGTCTTATGATCACTTACGTTCTCTTTGGTGGAATGCTTGCAACAACATGGGTTCAGATAATAAAGGCTGTTCTTCTTTTAGGTGGTGCAACAATAATGACAGTCTGGACACTTGCTAAGTTCGGTTTTTCTCCTGAAAATCTCTTCCAGAATGTTAAAGATGTGGCAGGAGAAAAATGGCTTCAGCCTGGTGGACTTGTTTCAGACCCGATAGATGCTGTTTCTCTGGGACTTGCTCTAATGTTTGGTACAGCAGGACTTCCACATATTCTTATGAGATTTTACACAGTTCCTGATGCTAAGGAGGCAAGGAAGTCTGTTTTCTACGCAACAGGGTTTATTGGATATTTCTACATACTAACATTTGTTATAGGTTTTGGTGCTGTTGTTCTTGTAGGTCTTGATAAAATACTCTCAGTTGGTAAAGGTGGAAATATGGCCGCTCCACTTCTTGCCCAGGCTTTAGGTGGTGATGCATTTTTAGGATTTATAGCTGCTGTTGCCTTTGCAACAATACTCGCTGTTGTTGCAGGACTGACTCTCGCTGGAGCAAGTGCGTTATCACACGATCTCTATGTAGGTGTTATAAGGAAAGGTGAATCATCTGAGGAGCAGGAGGTTAAGATAACAAGAATAGCTGTTTTTATACTGGGAATTATAGCCATAATCCTTGGAATTGCATTTGAAAATCAGAATATCGCCTTTATGGTTGGTCTTGCTTTTGCTATAGCAGCGTCAACAAACTTCCCGGCTCTATTCCTGTCTATAGTCTGGAAAAAGTTTACCACAGCAGGAGCTGTTGCAAGTATGGCAACAGGACTTGTTCTCTCAGTTGTTCTTATTATTCTAAGTAAAACTGTATGGGTTGCTATCCTCGGAAATCCAGAACCTGTATTCCCGTACAAAAATCCTGCTATTATCTCTATGACAGCGGCTTTCGCAGTTGGGATAATAGTCTCTCTGATGACAAAGGAAAGGGAAGCTGAAGAGAAGTTTGAAGAGATGAAGGTAAGGAAGTATCTTGGTATTGGTGCTGAATAA